In Aciduliprofundum sp. MAR08-339, a single window of DNA contains:
- a CDS encoding ABC transporter permease yields the protein MIPVSKRRLITTTVGIILAIAIIFTSYTLGNNMAKMQFYDELEKNPYAIVRVVSGNFSNMMDAYNQIEKLPHVRSAIFSIMTFGRCGGNYTSLSIPVIYPKGYKLTLLNGTTPKNPKEVIVGAYYFKMFNWSIGENLSIWFYTSRGILEENYTIVGVANLKAPLGNFEEGGNAVLKGIFVSGEEMQYLNRSGVNINGHLGVALDPKYLLNSADYNEAYRKIMTIENEINFILYDDNISIEESQSTYYGSFGESYLLEAIFFSLPVIIMGIYLSKVGIEIEFLERRREFGILKIRGSTGRDLGKFIFIEAAVYSLIGGMVGYALGEALASLSNIVFFKIPYFFLDWNILNLIVSIIIATLLFLVALYSPWKKIKKEPIIDLISHYSQSFKKTEYTGGMKDLIISALFWIYLALVIWLSNSVNISGGFNILVIIAYILLSTIIFFFPVVIIVLPLTMSRLLTMGTTRIYKFVASWIAKLFKTSGELAERSIERSPRRAAYLAFILAFILTLSSFLAVAMESANRLGEIEREADVGGDLEIVVDNLNIPWKILNNTKNVASYVIVYRTNISGYGEYGVPHYGVNMEKYLKTIYNGNLFLKEGKVNHMGIVVTTSYARSNNIRVGDTIQIDSKSGVKEYPVEAIMYSFPGIGEAEFLFDLKDPEGMPHLVIVRAKNLVALESELNESGYNYNVKPPKDEMEDQQISLINTLLIYLVILGVASIFIVQYSSLLNRRGEIALYKVRGARNGQIAAMLMTEGLTVIVISLIIGVTVGIILAYAMYSLVILSGTSPPVFVIGHGFALYTAVLVGAYILSQYALSYIFVRTKPSEVIRGLGGEI from the coding sequence ATGATTCCCGTATCCAAGAGAAGGCTTATAACCACAACAGTCGGTATAATTCTGGCCATAGCCATAATTTTCACGTCTTACACGCTTGGCAACAATATGGCCAAGATGCAATTTTATGATGAGCTTGAGAAAAATCCGTACGCGATTGTAAGAGTTGTTAGTGGTAATTTTAGCAATATGATGGATGCCTACAATCAGATTGAAAAACTTCCCCATGTTAGAAGTGCGATTTTTTCCATAATGACCTTTGGGAGATGTGGGGGAAATTATACCTCGCTATCAATACCTGTGATTTATCCGAAAGGATATAAACTCACACTGCTCAATGGCACAACCCCAAAAAATCCTAAAGAGGTTATTGTTGGAGCCTATTATTTTAAGATGTTCAACTGGAGCATTGGTGAAAATCTGAGTATTTGGTTTTACACATCCAGGGGAATATTGGAGGAAAACTATACAATAGTGGGTGTTGCAAATTTAAAGGCACCTCTTGGAAATTTTGAAGAAGGAGGGAATGCTGTACTCAAGGGTATTTTTGTAAGTGGGGAAGAAATGCAATATTTAAATAGATCCGGTGTGAATATTAATGGACACTTGGGTGTGGCACTTGATCCTAAATACCTACTGAACTCTGCAGATTACAATGAAGCCTATAGAAAAATTATGACCATTGAAAATGAGATTAATTTCATACTTTACGATGATAACATTTCTATAGAAGAATCTCAATCTACATACTACGGAAGTTTTGGGGAATCTTACCTCCTAGAGGCCATATTCTTTTCCCTGCCTGTGATCATAATGGGTATATATTTAAGCAAGGTGGGTATAGAGATAGAGTTTTTAGAGAGAAGGAGAGAATTTGGTATATTGAAAATAAGAGGCTCTACGGGCAGAGATCTGGGAAAGTTCATATTCATTGAGGCTGCGGTGTATTCTCTAATAGGAGGTATGGTTGGCTACGCTCTTGGGGAAGCCCTTGCCTCCCTCTCCAATATCGTGTTTTTTAAAATACCCTATTTCTTCCTCGACTGGAACATATTGAATCTTATTGTATCAATAATAATAGCCACTCTTTTATTTTTGGTGGCCCTTTACTCTCCTTGGAAGAAGATAAAAAAAGAACCTATTATAGATTTGATATCTCACTATAGCCAGTCATTCAAGAAAACAGAGTATACGGGAGGTATGAAAGATTTGATAATCTCCGCACTTTTCTGGATTTACCTCGCTCTTGTCATCTGGCTTTCAAATAGTGTGAACATAAGCGGTGGATTTAATATTCTTGTTATAATAGCTTACATACTTCTCAGCACAATAATTTTCTTCTTTCCCGTGGTTATTATAGTACTTCCATTGACGATGAGTCGCCTTCTGACCATGGGTACAACAAGAATTTACAAGTTTGTTGCTTCATGGATTGCAAAATTATTCAAAACCTCAGGCGAGTTGGCAGAGAGAAGCATAGAGAGAAGCCCAAGAAGGGCAGCATATTTGGCCTTCATCCTAGCATTTATTCTTACCCTTTCCTCCTTCCTTGCAGTGGCTATGGAAAGTGCAAACCGGCTTGGAGAGATTGAGAGAGAGGCGGATGTTGGAGGGGATCTGGAAATTGTTGTGGATAACCTAAATATCCCTTGGAAAATATTGAATAATACCAAAAACGTGGCCAGCTATGTAATCGTTTACAGAACGAACATATCGGGATACGGAGAGTATGGAGTGCCTCACTACGGGGTGAATATGGAAAAATATCTAAAAACAATATACAACGGCAATCTATTTTTGAAAGAGGGGAAAGTAAATCACATGGGTATTGTTGTGACCACATCCTATGCGAGAAGCAACAATATACGGGTGGGTGACACAATACAAATAGATTCGAAGAGTGGAGTGAAAGAATATCCCGTAGAGGCGATAATGTACTCCTTTCCCGGCATAGGTGAGGCCGAGTTTCTTTTTGATCTGAAAGACCCGGAGGGAATGCCTCATCTTGTTATTGTGAGAGCAAAAAATCTTGTTGCTCTGGAAAGTGAGTTAAACGAGAGCGGATACAATTACAATGTTAAGCCACCAAAGGATGAGATGGAGGATCAGCAAATATCCCTCATAAACACCCTGCTCATCTATCTTGTAATACTTGGGGTGGCGTCAATATTCATAGTTCAGTACTCTTCCTTGTTGAACAGACGCGGTGAGATTGCCCTCTACAAGGTTCGCGGTGCGAGAAACGGCCAGATAGCGGCCATGCTTATGACCGAGGGGTTAACGGTAATAGTCATATCTCTTATCATAGGTGTGACAGTAGGCATAATTCTAGCATATGCTATGTATTCATTGGTCATACTCTCAGGTACATCACCACCCGTGTTTGTTATAGGTCACGGGTTTGCCCTCTATACAGCAGTTCTTGTTGGAGCCTATATTCTTTCTCAGTATGCCCTATCTTACATTTTTGTCAGAACTAAACCTAGTGAGGTTATAAGAGGGTTGGGAGGTGAAATATGA
- a CDS encoding N-glycosylase/DNA lyase: MDSVTEIKEIWKAQKDVIDSRLKEFKKLWEEGSEEEIFAELAFCLLTPQSKATICWRAVENLRDSGVLWFGNVESITDYLKGVRFKYTKAQNIVRARNFFTINGKLKIRETLSQFSDPQDMRDFLVRNVRGMGYKEASHFLRNAGLGEDLAILDRHILKNLLRLGVIDEIPKGLTKRRYLEIEERMRVFSRTIGIPMAHLDLVLWYRQTGMVFK, encoded by the coding sequence ATGGATTCCGTGACCGAGATAAAGGAGATATGGAAGGCGCAGAAAGACGTTATTGATTCACGTTTAAAAGAGTTCAAAAAATTGTGGGAAGAGGGTTCAGAGGAGGAAATATTTGCAGAACTTGCCTTTTGCCTTCTAACTCCGCAGTCAAAGGCCACCATTTGCTGGAGAGCCGTTGAAAATCTGCGTGATTCCGGAGTTCTGTGGTTTGGAAACGTGGAAAGCATCACAGATTATCTCAAAGGCGTGCGTTTCAAATACACAAAGGCCCAGAACATCGTCAGGGCAAGGAATTTCTTCACCATAAATGGAAAACTCAAAATAAGGGAAACGCTATCTCAATTCTCAGATCCTCAGGACATGAGAGATTTTTTGGTCAGAAATGTTAGAGGCATGGGATACAAGGAGGCAAGCCATTTTCTAAGAAATGCGGGACTCGGAGAGGACCTCGCTATCCTAGACAGGCACATTTTAAAAAACCTGCTCAGGTTGGGAGTGATAGATGAGATTCCAAAGGGGCTGACAAAAAGAAGATACCTGGAAATAGAGGAGAGGATGAGAGTGTTCTCAAGGACCATAGGCATACCAATGGCCCATCTCGACCTCGTACTCTGGTACAGACAAACTGGAATGGTGTTCAAATGA
- a CDS encoding transcription initiation factor IIB: MAEKDKKKWIDEITRCPECGSTHLVRDYERGELVCMDCGLVIDEAYIDQGPEWRAFDSEQRDSRSRTGAPMTYTIHDKGLSTEISWKNKDSYGKSIPTRSRAQLYRLRKWQKRIRVSNSAERNLSQALQELERMASNLGLPKDVRETAAVIYRKAVKENMIRGRSIEGVVAASIYAACRMLGIPRTLEEISTVTRIKKREIGRVYRIMSRTLKLNIYPTKPEDYIDRFCSKLKLSGEVKTKAYEIIKMARERDIISGRGPTGVAAAAIYIAAILMGERRTQREVADVAGVTEVTIRNRYKELVEKLNLPVEV; the protein is encoded by the coding sequence GTGGCAGAAAAAGATAAAAAGAAATGGATAGATGAGATAACTCGCTGCCCGGAATGTGGCTCCACGCACCTTGTTAGGGATTATGAGCGTGGTGAACTGGTATGCATGGATTGTGGTCTCGTGATTGATGAGGCTTATATTGACCAGGGGCCAGAGTGGAGGGCCTTTGATTCTGAGCAGAGAGATTCCAGATCAAGAACAGGAGCGCCTATGACCTACACTATTCACGATAAGGGACTGAGTACTGAAATTTCTTGGAAAAATAAGGATTCTTATGGCAAGAGCATTCCTACAAGGAGCCGTGCTCAGCTTTACAGGCTTCGTAAATGGCAGAAGAGGATTCGTGTCAGCAACTCAGCGGAGAGAAATTTGAGCCAGGCACTGCAGGAACTTGAGAGAATGGCATCCAATTTGGGATTGCCTAAGGACGTACGTGAAACTGCAGCTGTGATCTATCGCAAGGCTGTGAAGGAGAATATGATCCGGGGGCGCAGCATTGAGGGGGTGGTGGCGGCCAGCATATACGCTGCCTGCAGGATGCTGGGAATACCCCGCACCCTTGAGGAAATATCTACAGTCACAAGAATAAAGAAGAGGGAGATAGGTAGGGTTTACAGGATAATGAGCAGAACATTGAAGCTCAACATATACCCAACAAAGCCAGAGGACTACATAGATCGTTTCTGCTCAAAATTGAAGCTGAGTGGTGAAGTTAAGACCAAGGCCTACGAGATTATTAAGATGGCCCGGGAGAGGGATATAATATCTGGCCGCGGTCCAACGGGCGTGGCGGCGGCTGCAATTTACATAGCGGCCATTCTAATGGGGGAACGGAGAACGCAGAGGGAAGTTGCCGATGTTGCCGGCGTGACGGAGGTAACCATAAGAAATCGTTACAAGGAGCTTGTGGAGAAGTTGAATTTGCCTGTAGAGGTTTAA
- a CDS encoding ABC transporter ATP-binding protein, giving the protein MIEVEHLIKVYRRGEIEVIAIRDVSLKIGKGEFALLIGPSGSGKTTFLHLLGGIDRPTAGKILVEGRNISLFNDRELTDYRRREVGMVFQFFNLVPTLTALENVMLPMQFMGIGRVERKKSAEKLLKEVGMIERKNHYPDEMSGGEQQRVAIAVAMANDPPIILADEPTGELDTETGMEIIKLFKKLNEEGKTVIIATHDMRLKEYATRILEIRDGKITG; this is encoded by the coding sequence ATGATTGAAGTGGAACATTTGATAAAGGTTTACAGAAGAGGTGAAATTGAAGTTATTGCAATAAGGGATGTAAGCCTGAAAATTGGTAAGGGTGAATTTGCTCTGCTGATAGGCCCAAGTGGCTCAGGTAAAACTACGTTTCTACATCTTCTTGGTGGTATTGACAGGCCAACAGCCGGTAAGATATTGGTTGAGGGTAGAAACATATCTCTCTTCAACGATAGAGAGTTGACGGATTACAGGAGAAGGGAGGTAGGTATGGTATTTCAATTCTTCAACCTAGTGCCAACACTGACTGCCCTTGAGAATGTTATGCTCCCAATGCAGTTTATGGGAATTGGTAGGGTTGAGAGGAAAAAGAGTGCAGAGAAACTTCTGAAAGAGGTTGGAATGATAGAGCGGAAGAACCACTATCCAGATGAAATGAGCGGTGGAGAGCAGCAGAGAGTAGCAATAGCGGTGGCCATGGCCAACGATCCGCCAATAATTCTTGCAGACGAGCCTACAGGCGAACTGGATACGGAAACCGGGATGGAGATCATAAAATTATTCAAGAAACTAAACGAAGAGGGTAAAACTGTTATAATAGCCACCCATGATATGCGGTTGAAGGAATATGCCACCAGAATCCTTGAAATCAGAGATGGAAAAATTACCGGATAG
- a CDS encoding PfkB family carbohydrate kinase yields MPFLLYFGHVNIDIFLRVRDFGNAGESREVYSYFSRMGGTAYNAYRGLRALNVPSEIFSVVGHNFEEDIEGHLVRDERTPTCWIITNGQEQMAYVYQGLWKELHKMDIDLPVEKYEYLHFSTGNPKFYLKIAREARNLGKKIVFDPSQEIHYVYTKELFEKMIDLSDMFFCNVQEYRRAREYAPSVLEEKIIVRTEGSSGASFYTPQNGWIHVSTSPARVVDTTGAGDTFRAGFYAALYRGHDILDAVKYGNLAARRVVESPKTYYEGTWESLENMGNKI; encoded by the coding sequence ATGCCCTTCCTTCTTTACTTTGGCCACGTGAATATTGACATATTCCTGAGGGTTAGGGATTTTGGAAATGCAGGTGAGAGCAGGGAGGTTTATTCTTATTTTTCAAGGATGGGAGGTACTGCCTATAATGCATACAGGGGACTCCGAGCTTTAAATGTCCCCTCAGAGATATTCTCAGTTGTGGGTCATAATTTTGAGGAGGATATTGAGGGCCATCTTGTCAGAGATGAGCGCACTCCAACCTGCTGGATAATAACCAACGGCCAGGAGCAGATGGCTTACGTATATCAGGGACTGTGGAAGGAACTGCACAAAATGGATATTGATTTACCCGTTGAAAAATATGAATACCTGCACTTTTCCACGGGCAATCCAAAGTTCTATCTAAAAATTGCAAGAGAGGCCAGAAACCTTGGCAAGAAAATAGTATTTGACCCTTCTCAGGAAATACATTATGTTTACACAAAAGAACTCTTTGAAAAGATGATAGATCTCTCCGACATGTTTTTCTGCAACGTTCAGGAGTATCGGAGGGCGAGAGAATATGCCCCATCGGTTTTGGAAGAGAAAATTATCGTTAGGACTGAAGGTTCCAGTGGTGCAAGTTTTTACACACCACAGAATGGATGGATCCATGTGTCCACATCGCCTGCAAGGGTTGTTGATACCACTGGTGCAGGAGATACCTTCCGGGCTGGATTTTATGCAGCCCTTTACAGGGGACACGATATTCTGGATGCTGTGAAATATGGAAACCTGGCTGCTCGAAGAGTAGTTGAATCGCCAAAAACCTATTATGAGGGCACATGGGAATCACTTGAAAATATGGGAAATAAGATATAG
- the twy1 gene encoding 4-demethylwyosine synthase TYW1: MDPEVEKILRKQGYAIVGKHSAVKLCHWLRESLLHNRPCYKQTFYGIRTHRCLQMSPAVNNCTQNCLFCWRFQGFSEVYMKEVDDPEFIVEESIRQQRRLLTGYKGDPRVDLEKWKEAMEPRHVAISLTGEPTLYPRLGELIEEYHRRGFTTFLVTNGTMPEVLENLDPLPTQLYVTVAAPNEEIYKKLLVPLIRNGWERLRRTLELLPSLNTRKVIRHTLVRGWNIGYEEEYAKLDLLAEPDFIEPKAYVFVGYSRERLTIENMPRHEEIREFAKKMAEITGYRYEDEREDSRVVLLMNENTQRFLSS; the protein is encoded by the coding sequence ATGGATCCAGAGGTTGAGAAAATTCTACGCAAGCAGGGCTACGCCATAGTGGGAAAACATAGCGCCGTGAAGTTATGCCACTGGCTTCGCGAATCTCTGCTTCACAACAGGCCGTGCTACAAGCAAACCTTCTATGGAATAAGAACGCACAGATGCCTGCAGATGAGTCCGGCGGTGAATAACTGCACCCAGAACTGCCTGTTCTGCTGGAGATTTCAGGGGTTCAGTGAGGTTTATATGAAAGAGGTGGATGATCCTGAGTTCATTGTGGAGGAGAGCATAAGGCAGCAGAGGAGACTGCTCACGGGATACAAGGGGGATCCAAGGGTTGATCTTGAGAAGTGGAAGGAGGCCATGGAACCCAGACATGTTGCCATATCTCTTACGGGAGAACCCACCCTCTATCCCAGATTGGGGGAACTCATTGAGGAGTACCACAGGAGGGGTTTCACCACATTCCTTGTTACCAATGGCACCATGCCTGAAGTTCTTGAGAATCTAGATCCCCTGCCCACGCAACTATACGTAACTGTGGCGGCTCCCAACGAGGAAATATACAAAAAATTACTTGTACCTCTCATAAGGAATGGATGGGAAAGGCTCAGAAGAACTCTGGAACTTTTGCCCTCCCTCAACACCCGTAAGGTCATAAGACACACCCTTGTTAGGGGTTGGAACATAGGGTATGAGGAGGAGTATGCCAAGCTTGATCTGCTTGCCGAGCCCGATTTCATTGAGCCAAAGGCCTATGTTTTCGTTGGATACTCTAGGGAGAGGCTCACGATAGAGAATATGCCCAGGCACGAGGAAATAAGGGAATTTGCGAAGAAAATGGCAGAAATCACAGGTTATCGTTACGAGGATGAGCGAGAGGATAGCCGCGTTGTTCTTCTTATGAATGAAAACACACAGAGATTTTTGTCTTCTTAA
- the rpe gene encoding ribulose-phosphate 3-epimerase, whose protein sequence is MVKISPSILSADFSRLCDEIKFCEKGGADMLHLDVMDGHFVPNITFGPVVIKSIRKCTKLPFDAHLMIERPDKYIKDFVNAGSDIITVHREIKISIKNVLRKIHNYGAEAGIAINPETPFERVKDYMDRVEYILIMSVHPGFSGQSFIEDTLDKIREAREYIDSESLEVKIAVDGGVKQHNAKRIIDAGADILVAASAIFRGNVEDNIRKFKEIA, encoded by the coding sequence ATGGTAAAGATATCACCTTCAATACTGTCAGCAGATTTTTCAAGATTGTGCGATGAGATCAAATTCTGTGAGAAGGGCGGAGCCGATATGCTGCATCTGGACGTTATGGACGGGCATTTTGTACCCAACATAACATTCGGGCCGGTGGTGATAAAGAGCATAAGGAAATGTACAAAGTTGCCCTTTGATGCACATCTTATGATCGAGCGTCCTGACAAATACATTAAGGATTTTGTAAATGCGGGGAGTGACATAATAACCGTACACAGGGAGATCAAAATTTCCATAAAGAATGTGCTGCGTAAAATACACAATTATGGGGCGGAGGCGGGTATTGCTATAAATCCGGAAACGCCCTTTGAAAGAGTGAAGGATTACATGGATCGGGTGGAATACATTCTCATAATGAGCGTGCACCCTGGCTTCTCCGGCCAGAGTTTCATAGAGGACACTCTTGATAAAATAAGAGAGGCCAGGGAATACATAGATTCAGAGAGTCTTGAAGTTAAAATAGCGGTGGACGGGGGTGTAAAGCAGCACAACGCAAAGAGGATAATCGATGCTGGAGCGGATATACTTGTGGCCGCAAGCGCCATATTCAGGGGAAATGTGGAGGATAATATACGCAAATTCAAAGAAATAGCCTAG
- the purN gene encoding phosphoribosylglycinamide formyltransferase, whose protein sequence is MREELKKIADFSYLKALGPGSRINIEWVRSVMRDLNIADESIEKLYQLNAPISREVWYYVFLRFYEERRLHSFLNILNEILNLGGLPMFKDDLQKLGVYYEEGSFKKKIFKIVVLVSGRGTNLQAIIDAVRGGKLHVEIVAVISSKKNAYALKRAEANGIEAITLTPKKGEKRESYDRRLAEIIDNFTPDLIVLAGFLRILSPWFVRKYKNRIINIHPALLPSFGGLYGEKVHKAVIDYGCKVSGCTVHFVDEEVDHGPIIVQKCVEVKDDDSPETLAARVLKREHEALVEAIKLISTNSIKIEGRRVVRT, encoded by the coding sequence ATGAGGGAAGAACTTAAAAAAATTGCCGATTTCTCGTATCTGAAAGCCCTGGGACCCGGATCAAGGATAAACATAGAATGGGTTCGGAGTGTTATGAGGGATTTGAACATAGCTGATGAGAGCATTGAGAAACTCTACCAACTAAACGCACCCATAAGCCGGGAGGTGTGGTACTATGTATTCCTGAGATTTTACGAAGAGAGGAGACTTCACTCTTTTCTCAACATACTCAACGAGATCCTGAATCTTGGTGGTTTACCCATGTTCAAGGATGACCTTCAAAAATTGGGAGTGTACTATGAGGAGGGTTCCTTCAAAAAGAAAATTTTCAAAATCGTGGTTCTCGTATCTGGTAGAGGTACAAACCTTCAGGCAATAATAGATGCAGTGAGGGGCGGAAAGTTGCATGTGGAGATTGTGGCCGTCATATCCAGCAAGAAGAATGCCTATGCGCTAAAACGTGCAGAGGCAAACGGAATAGAAGCCATAACACTTACACCAAAAAAGGGAGAGAAAAGGGAGAGTTACGATAGAAGACTTGCAGAAATTATTGATAACTTCACGCCGGATCTCATAGTTCTGGCAGGATTTCTGAGAATTCTCAGTCCCTGGTTTGTTAGAAAGTACAAAAACAGGATAATAAACATACATCCTGCCCTACTTCCAAGTTTTGGAGGTTTGTATGGGGAGAAGGTGCACAAGGCAGTCATAGATTACGGATGCAAGGTCTCCGGTTGCACCGTGCATTTTGTGGACGAGGAGGTCGATCATGGCCCCATAATCGTGCAGAAGTGTGTTGAGGTGAAGGACGACGATTCTCCTGAAACTCTTGCAGCAAGGGTTCTTAAAAGAGAGCACGAGGCCCTGGTTGAGGCGATAAAATTAATTTCCACAAATTCAATAAAAATTGAGGGTAGGAGAGTGGTAAGAACCTAG
- a CDS encoding DUF123 domain-containing protein, producing MEKLPDSGVYLLLINNPKRGEIEIGALGNVLFSPGYYVYVGSAQRNLRRRVERHRRREKRLKWHIDYFLQYARVEEVIAYSLPKSYEEKISRILCERYPFVPKFGASDTKARSHLFYIGVRDEWKRIKEILKGVK from the coding sequence ATGGAAAAATTACCGGATAGTGGGGTTTACCTCCTTCTCATAAATAATCCGAAGAGGGGAGAAATTGAAATAGGGGCACTGGGCAATGTGCTTTTTTCCCCTGGCTACTATGTTTACGTGGGCTCCGCCCAGAGAAATTTGAGGAGGAGAGTTGAAAGACACAGGAGAAGGGAGAAGAGGTTGAAATGGCATATTGATTATTTCCTACAATATGCGCGTGTAGAGGAAGTCATTGCATATTCTTTACCGAAATCCTATGAGGAGAAAATATCCAGGATACTCTGTGAAAGGTATCCATTCGTGCCAAAATTCGGTGCAAGTGATACAAAAGCAAGATCACATTTATTTTACATAGGGGTGCGGGATGAATGGAAGCGAATCAAGGAAATTTTGAAAGGAGTTAAATAA